A genomic stretch from Amycolatopsis sp. 195334CR includes:
- a CDS encoding ATP-binding cassette domain-containing protein yields MIEVQELAKSFAGHRVLTGVDLRVESGTMLALLGPNGAGKTTVVRILSTLLKADAGRAAVLGLDVARQAARVRRSIGLTGQFSAVDKLLTGRENLELMGRLHHLGRGAKARAAELLERFELTEAADRPAKTYSGGMFRRLDLAASLIAAPPVLFLDEPTTGLDPRSRTGMWAAIRQLLDSGTTILLTTQYLEEADQLADRIAVLDGGRVIAEGSADQLKAKVGEERVELAFADAAATERAHAVLAGSDVLRGDGLSVRVGGVWELRSLLDRLDRAGLEPVGLQVKKPTLDDVFLSLTGSAQKGRVA; encoded by the coding sequence ATGATCGAAGTGCAGGAGCTGGCGAAGTCGTTCGCCGGTCACCGCGTGCTCACCGGGGTCGACCTGCGGGTCGAGTCCGGCACGATGCTCGCGTTGCTCGGCCCGAACGGCGCCGGGAAGACCACCGTGGTGCGAATACTGAGCACGTTGCTCAAGGCGGACGCCGGGCGCGCCGCGGTGCTGGGGCTCGACGTGGCGCGGCAGGCCGCGCGCGTGCGGCGGTCCATCGGGCTGACCGGGCAGTTCTCCGCGGTGGACAAACTGCTCACCGGCCGCGAGAACCTGGAGCTGATGGGCAGGCTGCACCACCTCGGGCGCGGCGCGAAGGCCCGCGCGGCCGAGCTGCTGGAGCGGTTCGAGCTGACCGAGGCGGCCGACCGCCCGGCGAAGACCTACTCGGGCGGCATGTTCCGGCGGCTGGACCTGGCCGCGAGCCTGATCGCCGCGCCGCCGGTGCTGTTCCTCGACGAGCCGACCACCGGGCTCGACCCGCGCAGCCGCACCGGCATGTGGGCGGCGATCCGGCAGCTGCTCGACAGCGGCACCACGATCCTGCTCACCACGCAGTACCTGGAGGAGGCCGACCAGCTGGCCGACCGGATCGCCGTGCTCGACGGCGGGCGGGTGATCGCCGAGGGCTCGGCCGACCAACTGAAGGCCAAGGTCGGCGAGGAACGCGTGGAACTGGCGTTCGCCGACGCGGCCGCCACCGAACGCGCGCACGCGGTGCTGGCCGGTTCGGACGTGCTGCGCGGGGACGGGTTGTCCGTGCGCGTCGGCGGGGTGTGGGAACTGCGGTCGCTGCTGGACCGCCTCGACCGCGCCGGGCTGGAACCGGTGGGGCTGCAGGTGAAGAAGCCGACGCTGGACGACGTGTTCCTGAGCCTGACCGGATCGGCGCAGAAGGGACGGGTGGCATGA
- a CDS encoding TetR/AcrR family transcriptional regulator → MPKDRASNLELMWGNRERPARGPKPGLTLDEIVRAGVRVADAEGLDALSMQRVAGELGYTTMSLYRYVSGKDQLVALMSDVALGAPPEPAGGDWREEIEAWVRGLWHGYRAHPWLLSVKIEGPPSGPQGLAWLEAALRALEGSGLDKGDRIGVTMFVNAATFSLARLSVDLKPMEDFGAALALGAQTGQYPILASMLADGTFESVGAPQTEFAQEVLPDLEFGLRRLLDGIEHYVSARKTAPTG, encoded by the coding sequence ATGCCGAAGGACCGGGCCAGCAATCTGGAACTGATGTGGGGCAACCGGGAACGCCCGGCGAGGGGACCGAAACCGGGCCTCACGCTCGACGAGATCGTGCGGGCGGGGGTGCGGGTGGCCGACGCCGAGGGGCTCGACGCGTTGTCCATGCAGCGCGTCGCCGGTGAACTCGGCTACACCACGATGTCGCTCTACCGCTACGTCTCAGGCAAGGACCAGCTGGTCGCGCTGATGTCCGACGTCGCGCTCGGGGCGCCGCCCGAGCCCGCGGGAGGTGACTGGCGCGAGGAGATCGAGGCCTGGGTGCGCGGGTTGTGGCACGGCTACCGGGCGCACCCGTGGCTGCTGTCGGTGAAGATCGAGGGCCCGCCGTCCGGGCCGCAGGGGCTGGCGTGGCTGGAGGCGGCCCTGCGCGCGCTCGAAGGATCGGGGCTGGACAAGGGAGATCGGATCGGCGTGACGATGTTCGTCAACGCCGCCACGTTCAGCCTCGCCCGGCTCTCGGTCGACCTCAAGCCGATGGAGGACTTCGGCGCCGCGCTGGCGCTCGGCGCGCAGACCGGGCAGTACCCGATCCTGGCGAGCATGCTGGCCGACGGCACGTTCGAGTCCGTCGGCGCGCCGCAGACCGAGTTCGCGCAGGAGGTCCTGCCCGATCTGGAGTTCGGCCTGCGGCGCCTGCTCGACGGCATCGAGCACTACGTCAGTGCGCGGAAGACCGCGCCCACAGGTTGA